Below is a genomic region from Thunnus thynnus chromosome 22, fThuThy2.1, whole genome shotgun sequence.
TTAGGTAACACTTTTTCATGTTAAATAGAGAGGAAAgttttaattcaatgaataatGTTCATATCAGGTGTGATTGTTTTCTGTGACagcaaagcaaaagcaaaacagTTAAGTAGGTGCTTTTTCAGAGCTGTCAGGCAGCCAACAGCTGAATCAGGATTACTGTAAACCATCCACTTCCTCCATAGTTTACCTATGGAGGAACTATGGAGGAAGTCTGTACGTGACTTCCTCCATAGTTTACCTATGGAGGAAGTGGATGGTTTACAGTAATCCTAACTATCAAGGACTTTGTCTCTGTATCTTTAAGTCAAAAGAGGGTTTTTTGTTCTGGATAAGCAGATAAACAAAGTGTGCTGCAGTCTGCTAAGCTGTTTCCTATTCAACTCCTCCACAATCAAGTTACTTGCATCTTTAACAATTACAGATGAGTTAATTAGTGATCCTTCAAAAGTAAACTTCACCAAAATGCAATGTTGCATTTAAATATAATCTATTATTGTTATGTTGTGCTGTGTGAGTTAAGTAGGCCTGGTGAGATCTGCTCAAATTCATATTGTTTTTTGACAAATACACAGAGGACATTAGTaaagttaaacattttatttgtttttacaacacatttctttttttttatgagatcAGATTCATTGTAGCAGTGAGAGTGAgcaagacattttttcttacgATtccatttagcagacgcttttatccaaacaACTTACATCTGAgagttaatacaacacaagcaagaaTCTAGACAGGAGAGAATAACGTTAGTAAGTGTCGTAAAGCTGAGTAGGagcatagaagcagattttcttttcttcttcatctcgTCCACATCAGCCTCCAGACACTTTCAGCACTAGGTGAATGGTGGACATGTGTTGGATCCCACAGGATGACAGCTTGGATGATTCCTCCAGTGGCTCCGTTCTAAGGATCATCCGGATGTCATCATCtaagcaaaaaggaaaaataaatttgGATTCCTTAAAGATGATCAGAAGTCTCGTACTGAGAATACCTGCACCTAATACAGAAATGACAGACTGTCTGGAATGTGACCCGTCAAAGACACAGGTGATCAGTATAACCTGGATCATACAGGATATTAATAATCAGGTTATGTTCCATATCTGTATCATATCCTGATATCATTAAAACCAGCAAGTCATAACAGGGACTAGTGTGCATGTAGAGGAAGCAAACTGATTGACAGGTGATGTTGATAACATGCCATAGACCAGAAGTTGAGTAAAGTCCAACAATAATAAATAGATCATAAAAAGATCAATCCACTGTGCCGGTGGATGTCTGGCATGAGGAAGCCCAATTGTCAGAAACGGTCCTGCCCTTTATCACCATCTGTCATAACTTCCCAGAATACCACATACCGTTTTTAGTTcataatttttatttcttttaactactgtgtgtgtgacagcgtTGTTTGGAGGGATAAAtctctgtgttgcattttttaatGTATCAGCCCCTGGATTTGAGTCTTATTAAAGAGCCTTTAAACGTACCTGTAGACAGTTCTTCAACAATTCTCTTTTTCAGGTGATGTACAGTAAACGTCTCCATCTGCCCCTCACACAGATCGATCATCTTCCGTTTTAAGGGTCCAACTACATTCACCTTGATAGACATTTTGCCACTGAGCCTGTACAGTGAGGACTGGAGTCACTGTTTAGATTTAATGCGACGATgttcttcagatgtgtgatctgtacAAGAGATCTTGACATAACAGAAACTAAAACGTGGGGCTGTACTTCAACGTTGTTTATGATTCAGTCAAAGTCACATGACTTCTCTGAAAGACGAGTAGacgaaactgaaaacatttattgtCATCTGTCATTATTTTGTAGGAGAAACTCAAGATGGCCTCAAAACGGACAAAAAGAAAACGTGATGCTAAACATCTAAAGAGTGATTTAACAtctgaggagaagaagaagaaggaggagaaggagaagtgTTATGACCCTGAAGACTCAACACTTAGATTTGTCGATCGGGAGGATGAAATGGATTGTAAGTACTCATCAGATGATTATTTCGAAATTTCTCAAGCAGTGATTAAAGAATAGTCTATGATTTACTGGTTTGAGCTACTGACAAAGTTCTGAGACAATTGTAACCCAAATTGAAACACTTTTCTTGTGTCTCATAGTTTTGTGCATTGGTTACAAGTCTCGCAGAGCGCTGATGTCATGTGGTCATGCTGTCACTCCGATGTCTCTCACCGACTGGTGTCGCCACTTGTTGGATCAGGTTGgtaaatgttgttaattattgttaattgtTGTACATGATCACCTTCATCACGAAGTTCAAACAAGCTTTCTGTGACTCATGATTAATTTCATTGATAAAAATGAGTGGCAGTAGCACAATTGTGCCGTcgatttcttttatttttatgcattttacaAATTTCAGAACATGTATTTTAATGCAGTGGTCCAGTATTAATTTGACCCAACATGCAAAAATAGACTTGAAATGAACAGCGAAAATCTTATCAAATCATTTTTCTCCATAATTGAGTTCTCAATATTCAAAAGTCATTTTCAACATATGAAAAAGTGTCAGTGGagtaaaaatatttcaactcggcaacatttttttttttttaatgttttaagaaTTTCCTAGAAATGAGAGTCTGCGTcttaaaacaagaaagaaaaagacaatgtAATCATTGCACTAGAATAAAGCCAAATAAAAGTTGATTTGTATAATAAACCAGCTGAAATCTTCTGATCACACTGGATGATTTTCTCACTTGTTTAAGAAAATGTTTAGAACTGAATTACTAACATTCAGGTAAATCAGTGCTGTATTTATGACACTTATTGATTAGGATGtacattttttcacacatgAAGGTTTTGACTGATGCTTTGactgattttttcttttctttttaatgttcaAGGGTGAGACCAGATTTAAATGTGGTCAAACTGACTGTGATGTTGTATGGTCCCTCAAGGAGGTTTGTAAAATGGCTCTTCTGACCCCTGAAGAAATGAGGGAGTTtggaaagaaaatgttcaacaaTTCTCAGGATGTCAAATCAGTAAGTATTTTAACGATGCAATTTTAAAACCTGTTTTCATACcatattttctgtaatttaaaaaagcgatacattaaaaatatatatgtattctttctttctttttatacaACACAACTTAACAGTGTCCTGGCTGCAAGTCTCGTGTGATGAGAGCTGACCTGAATGATCTGAGTGTCCTCTGCTCAGTTTGCACAGCTGACAAAAAGAAGGTCTACAGATTCTGCTGTCAGTGCTGGAGGGAATGGAAAGGTCCATTTCCACGTTCAGATCGTTGTGGAAATGATGGCTGCATCAATCTGCTGGTTGAAACACTGAGAAAGTGTCCAGAGATCATCTTTAAGGATGTGAAGGGGGTCACTGGTTGTCCCTCCATCCGTGCCTGTCCCACCTGTGGCCAACTGGTGGAGCACAACACAAAACTGTGTAAAAGCATCATCTGTGGCCGATGTAAAGTGAAgttctgttttgtgtgtctgaatcTCTTTGAAGGGTGTTGGAGGACAAGTTTAATTTATGGGCCTTGCCTCAGTGGTGTCGCCCCCAGACAAACCTCTATACCTGTGTGGAAGTTAAGATAATCTTATCAAGACCAGAGTTTGTTTGCTTTAGATTCAGTTGATGTTTTtatacaaaattattttttgtattttcatttttttctttctttgtaatGACAATCATTATTACTGTTGTTGATCCTGAATGATAACATAACAAATGTAACATGAATGAAGCATTTTCAGATTGTAAAttagcaaaaagaaagaaaaaaagataacatctctctgtcaaattttaaaaataatcttttgtCTTAGTTTGATTTTTTATCACCACAGAGATAATCAAAGCAACAGACTGTAAGATTTATATGAGATTTTCTCTCTGAACTGTTTAGTTTAATTACAATATAACACTTTGACTTTCCATAATTATACAATATCATTtgatttaattcaattcaatcaatTTGTACTATCATCTTTAAATCCTCACAGCTTCCTCTTCATTTGCTTTATAATATTTTACTAAGTCATAATATAAGAAGAGAATTCAACCAGCTTTCAGCTTTTACTAAAACTTGCTGTAGagaatattaaataatttatctgtacatttactgcatgtctttcttctttgtgttaatattatatttactgtttcttgtttgtttgttttgtcatgttttattattctgcTATTTCAGTATAATTTATTAATGAAACCAGCTGAAAAAACAGGCCCTCAGCAAGTAATGTTCATTAGTTGGCTGTTTTTCCTGttcaattcaaataaaaaaatgaactgtTTGTTGGAATATGTTGTTTCTGTCTCacttaaaatgatcattttcctggtgattttctatatttttcttatttacaaTCTTGTCACTATTTTGGCTACTGTTTgcagccgtttctaaacaagcaACGGTAAACCCTTTCTTCAGGGACGAAGGaagatgtcacccagtgcagcaaagtggttcattgacatgtttttaatagtttttggacaataacagaggtctgcagcacagagacatAAATCCAGGCTTTACATACAATACTTGTAGCTGAGtagtttattgttggtttggctctgcatgatatttgttgataataagaaaaatatagagccAGCCAAATCCTTTGAAACGTAATAAAAAACAAGCCATCAAAAGGCttttaacagtgaaagtttCTATTCAAAGTTTTTAAAGGCAGGTTTGCTACAGGTCACTGTGATCCTCTGGGACAGTGTGGATCCTGACCCTGTAGGAGCAACATTTCCTGTAAGACACCATGACTGCAGCCaggagacacacagcagcagtgaagcAGAGCACTGTGGCTACAGTGAACTCTGTAGGAGGTCTAAGGGAAGACCAGGTCCCGTCCTGGTCTGAAGGTAAAGTCTCAAAGGGATCActgaacaataaacaaaaaaacaacacactaagATTAGTATCagtgattttaaaagaaaagcttAGCCTTAGTGCTGGAGTGGGGAAAGCAGCTGAGGGAACGAGACAGATCCTCAGGTGCTGCTGTATGTGCGTCCTGAGCATGTTTAAGTTTGTGGTGGAGAGTGATTTACTTTGTGGTGCAATATTGTGTGTTGTGCACTGAGGAGATGTGATTTTGGTGTGAGTTGCAGTGCCCTAAAGGGGGGTGTAATTTCTGTGTGGGGTGGTCTGTCTTGGCAAGTGCCCATACCCTGTTTGAGTGGCACTGGAGGCATGTATAGGACTCTGACTGGAAGGCAAGGCTGTTGGCTATATGAATTTGTGACAGTAAAGATTCTTTCCTGATACCCTTGGGTTTCCTCCTTCTTTAACTGTGTGCACAGTAGAAATGTTCTGTGTGCAGGCTCTCTACATTCTCACATCTGAGACAAAGTTTATTATAATATCGAGGAAGAGGGCGCCTATAAGAAGTCACCTTGTGTTAGAAGCAGGAGATGTGTTGACATCATCTGAGGGAGGAGTAATGTCAGCGTACAGACATAACTTCCTGTCAGGGCAGAAAACTAAACCCTGGTATCCTTTTATCTGAGAAGTAAACACAgcaaagaaaagacagatgaTATGATTAAATATCAAGTGAAAACTGTGGATCTGTTTGgtgttttagcatttttaaacatcagtcTGTCATTGTCACATCAGTTGTGATGATTTATCTgtaaaatcactgtaaacaaaATCTGAATAGTGCAGAAGGAAAAGTTCTTCCTGCAGCATCCGGCTTACACTTAACTAAAGATAAGAACTTATGCGTCAAACAAATTTAACAtattactgtatactgtacagttATTGTTTATGTAATagaaaagtatatttttaaatatctctGACGCAGTATTTAGTATGAACAGTATCTCTCAACAACCCAACtgatttatactgtagttacaTTCAGTAAAGTGTTGTGTCATGTTACCTGAATGGAGCCTCCTGCTGGACAGTCCACCCATTCAGAGCCAGACACCTGGATCTGGTACCTGTTGGGTCCAGTACACCTGTGTCTGTAACAGCGGCCCTCTGCAGAGCTGCTGGACAAGAGAAAGTGACTCTaaaagagagacaggtggagaaaGAGGACGTTAATGTTATACATAGGAGTTACATAACAGTTGAGATGACTTTGAATAGGAAAACATAgaaatactcacacacacacacacctgtctgttcaGGCTGGAGAAGAAACAGCGACTATCAAAGCCAAAGATCTCTCCACTCCAGTCCTCTTCAGCTGACTGCCTggcattttcctttt
It encodes:
- the LOC137175066 gene encoding uncharacterized protein, whose translation is MASKRTKRKRDAKHLKSDLTSEEKKKKEEKEKCYDPEDSTLRFVDREDEMDFLCIGYKSRRALMSCGHAVTPMSLTDWCRHLLDQGETRFKCGQTDCDVVWSLKEVCKMALLTPEEMREFGKKMFNNSQDVKSCPGCKSRVMRADLNDLSVLCSVCTADKKKVYRFCCQCWREWKGPFPRSDRCGNDGCINLLVETLRKCPEIIFKDVKGVTGCPSIRACPTCGQLVEHNTKLCKSIICGRCKVKFCFVCLNLFEGCWRTSLIYGPCLSGVAPRQTSIPVWKLR